Proteins encoded together in one Amphiprion ocellaris isolate individual 3 ecotype Okinawa chromosome 14, ASM2253959v1, whole genome shotgun sequence window:
- the alg5 gene encoding dolichyl-phosphate beta-glucosyltransferase yields MDCLCEIVQALVALAALGLIVVLVIAHLTAGMVNLVRHEKEKYFLTEKGEKELFPSLHDPHSRELSVVIPAYNEELRMPVMLDEAMEYLEDRQKQNPSFTYEVIVVDDGSKDKTTEVALRYTRKYSADKVRVLTLVENRGKGGAVRMGTLSSRGKFILMADADGATKFCDIEKVEAGLNDLNPRPENMAISCGSRAHLEKESVAQRSMFRTFLMYGFHFLVWFFCVRGIKDTQCGFKLFTREAALKTFSSLHVERWAFDVELLYIAQCFKIPIAEVAVNWTEIEGSKLVPFWSWLQMGRDLIFIRLRYITGAWKLQEPRKTD; encoded by the exons ATGGATTGTCTCTGTGAAATAGTTCAAGCCCTTGTCGCTTTAGCAGCTTTAGGTTTGATTGTG GTGCTCGTAATAGCACATTTAACTGCAGGTATGGTGAACCTGGTACGCCACGAGAAGGAGAAATACTTCCTCACCGAAAAAGGGGAGAAGGAACTGTTCCCCAGCCTGCACGATCCCCATTCCAGGGAGCTTTCTGTAGTGATCCCGGCCTACAACGAGGAGCTCCGAA TGCCTGTGATGCTGGATGAAGCTATGGAGTACTTGGAAGATAGACAA AAACAAAACCCTTCTTTCACCTATGAGGTCATCGTGGTTGATGATGGCAGCAAAGACAAAACCACCGAG GTCGCTTTACGGTACACTAGGAAGTACAGTGCAGATAAAGTGCGGGTCCTGACACTGGTGGAGAACAGGGGGAAAGGAGGAGCTGTGCGGATG GGAACTCTGAGCTCCAGAGGAAAATTCATTCTGATGGCAGATGCTGACGGAGCCACAAAGTTTTGTGACATTGAGAAAGTGGAGGCTGGACTAAATGACCTCAACCCCAGACCG GAGAACATGGCAATTTCATGTGGTTCCAGAGCTCATCTAGAGAAAGAGTCTGTAGCTCAG CGATCTATGTTTCGGACATTCCTTATGTATGGCTTTCACTTCCTGGTGTGGTTCTTCTGTGTGAGAGGGATCAAAGACACACAGTGCGGCTTCAAGCTTTTTACACGTGAGGCTGCACTCAAGACCTTCTCCTCTCTCCATGTTGAGCGATG GGCGTTTGATGTGGAGCTCCTGTATATTGCCCAGTGCTTTAAAATCCCCATAGCAGAGGTGGCGGTCAACTGGACTGAAATAGAAG GATCCAAGCTGGTGCCGTTTTGGAGCTGGCTGCAGATGGGACGAGACCTGATTTTCATTCGCCTGCGCTACATCACTGGAGCCTGGAAACTGCAGGAGCCTCGAAAGACTGATTAG
- the exosc8 gene encoding exosome complex component RRP43 has product MAAGFKTAEPLEYHRSFLKENCRPDGRELSEFRTTTLNIGSISTADGSALVKMGNTTIICGIKAELTNPTVEAPGKGYIVPNVDLPPLCSSRFRPGPPGEQAQAASQFIADVIESSEVIKTEDLCIDRGKLCWVLYCDIMCLDYDGNILDACIIALLAALKNTQLPEITINKETCTPEVNPAKRCGLHIHKHPVGASFCVFDGSILIVDPTAEEESLSTSQLTVVTDEAGRLCSLHKPGGTSLSGEKLQECISRATARQREIQKLIDKVIQSVKTAQ; this is encoded by the exons ATGGCGGCCGGTTTCAA GACTGCTGAGCCTCTGGAGTACCACAGGAGCTTTCTG AAAGAAAACTGTCGACCTGATGGACGGGAGCTGTCTGAATTCAGAACTACAACACTCAACATAG GGTCCATATCCACGGCAGATGGCTCAGCCCTGGTGAAGATGGGAAACACCACGATCATCTGTGGAATCAAAGCG GAGCTGACGAACCCGACAGTGGAAGCACCTGGTAAAGGTTACATCG TGCCCAACGTGGACCTGCCGCCTTTGTGTTCCTCTCGGTTCCGGCCAGGTCCACCAGGAGAACAGGCCCAGGCTGCCAGCCAGTTCATCGCTGATGTAATTGAAAG CTCTGAAGTGATTAAAACAGAGGACTTGTGCATTGACAGAGGAAAG CTATGCTGGGTTCTCTACTGTGACATTATGTGTCTCGATTACGACGGGAACATTCTGGATGCCTGCATCATTGCCCTGCTGGCTGCCCTGAAGAACA CACAACTCCCAGAAATCACCATCAACAAGGAGACGTGTACACCAGAGGTGAATCCAGCAAAGAGATGTGGGCTGCACATTCACAAACATCCAGTTGGGGCATCTTTTTGCGTCTTTGATGG CTCCATACTGATCGTCGACCCCACAGCTGAGGAAGAGAGTCTGTCGACCTCACAGCTCACCGTGGTGACGGATGAGGCAGGTCGACTCTGCTCTTTACACAAACCAG GCGGGACGTCATTGTCAGGAGAGAAACTGCAGGAGTGTATCAGCCGAGCAACAGCACGACAGAGAGAGATCCAGAAACTCATTGACAAAGTTATACAGAGTGTGAAGACGGCACAATGA